Proteins encoded within one genomic window of Trichoderma asperellum chromosome 2, complete sequence:
- a CDS encoding uncharacterized protein (EggNog:ENOG41~TransMembrane:8 (i84-106o126-143i155-171o177-198i219-241o261-282i330-351o357-377i)), which translates to MPSLRRAPRGEAARAALGNEGAEDVIDNTVTPEKPSDSKAVGKTTPKRRGGADDVDDVVAATPAKDGEGEFPSKAARSARIPTLVVFPLVAGISFITASLGYSVVAELTNGELATVSRSQETPEEIYILAGWRVFELALSWFGGLDGLDVAMMDFLSHGPAIYLLFAFYNLSPKTAIAALAVDVVSASVPFSLLRPFSAVHKPSSKLPNRELIGFPQQLLTTGLSTSIYTVILVLSLRFLLPKIFVLHFEGIPSIEPAYAASYATVLPVTLLFGAAASTFIFPPFATAGKTKEDERVTNFDPVEASLRETVWWNFWGYTTKAKVAILRTAVTLLVTGVNTYLSCAMTIPGVEQTGAAAYAAVWVFAALCTGVGLGFVGRD; encoded by the exons ATGCCGTCGTTACGGCGAGCGCCCAGAGGCGAGGCTGCGCGAGCAGCGCTAGGCAATGAGGGCGCAGAAGATGTGATTGATAATACGGTTACACCGGAGAAGCCAAGTGACAGCAAGGCTGTCGGAAAGACAACGCCGAAGCGTCGCGGTGGCGCTGATGATGTCGATGATGTCGTCGCCGCTACTCCTGCcaaggatggagagggagaatTCCCCTCAAAGGCGGCGCGCTCGGCTAGGATCCCGACGTTGGTGGTGTTCCCACTGGTGGCGGGCATCAGCTTCATCACGGCGAGTCTTGGATACAGCGTGGTGGCTGAGTTGACGAACGGGGAGTTGGCGACTGTGAGCCGAAGCCAGGAGACGCCAGAGGAGATCTATATTCTTGCTGGCTGGAGGGT ATTCGAGCTTGCGCTGAGCTGGTTCGGCGGACTAGACGGTTTGGATGTTGCCATGATGGATTTCCTGTCCCATGGACCGGCG ATCTACCTTTTGTTTGCGTTTTACAACCTCAGTCCGAAAACCGCCATTGCTGCCCTCGCCGTGGACGTCGTCTCTGCGTCGgttcccttttctcttttgcgaCCTTTTTCGGCTGTCCACAAGCCATCTTCGAAGCTGCCTAACCGCGAGCTCATCGGCTTCCCTCAGCAGCTACTCACCACGGGCCTCTCAACGAGCATATACACCGTCATTCTGGTCCTGTCGCTGCGTTTCCTGCTGCCTAAGATCTTTGTCCTGCACTTCGAAGGCATCCCCAGCATCGAGCCTGCGTACGCGGCGTCTTACGCTACCGTGCTGCCCGTGACGCTGCTTTTCGGCGCCGCTGCGAGCACCTTCATCTTCCCGCCATTTGCCACGGCTGGCAAGACAAAGGAAGACGAGCGCGTCACCAACTTCGACCCCGTTGAGGCCAGCCTTAGAGAGACTGTGTGGTGGAACTTCTGGGGCTATActaccaaggccaaggttgCCATTCTACGCACAGCGGTGACTCTGCTGGTCACGGGTGTCAACACGTATCTCTCTTGCGCCATGACCATCCCTGGCGTTGAGCAGACCGGGGCTGCTGCATATGCCGCCGTGTGGGTGTTTGCAGCTCTATGCACAGGCGTAGGACTGGGATTTGTGGGACGCGATTAA